From Carassius auratus strain Wakin unplaced genomic scaffold, ASM336829v1 scaf_tig00216962, whole genome shotgun sequence, a single genomic window includes:
- the LOC113099559 gene encoding putative nuclease HARBI1: MKGEFYRIAVDCTHIRIKAPSGAHEADFVNRKSFHSINVQMVCNADCVISNVVAKWPGSVHDSRIFRASEIYQCLSQGEFSGVLLGDRGYGCQPFLLTPFTDPQEAQQAYNHAHARTRARVEMTFGLLKARFHCLHKLRVNPVRACDITVACAVLHNVACLRKERAPRVPPAMDWDNPAIFPDDDSGRLLRDQYVLNYFS; encoded by the exons ATGAAAGGGGAGTTCTATAGGATTGCAG TGGACTGCACACACATAAGGATAAAAGCCCCCTCAGGTGCCCATGAGGCCGATTTTGTGAATAGGAAATCCTTTCACAGCATTAATGTTCAG ATGGTCTGCAATGCTGACTGTGTGATCAGCAATGTTGTGGCAAAATGGCCTGGCTCAGTCCATGACTCCAGAATCTTTCGGGCCTCTGAAATCTATCAGTGCCTATCACAAG GTGAATTCTCTGGTGTGTTGCTGGGAGACAGGGGGTATGGCTGCCAGCCTTTTCTCCTGACACCTTTCACAGACCCCCAGGAAGCACAGCAGGCCTACAACCATGCCCATGCCAGGACCAGGGCCAGAGTTGAAATGACCTTTGGCCTCCTGAAGGCACGCTTTCACTGCCTTCACAAATTAAGAGTCAACCCTGTTAGGGCATGTGATATTACTGTGGCTTGTGCTGTCCTCCACAATGTGGCCTGCCTGAGGAAGGAGAGGGCCCCCAGAGTGCCACCAGCCATGGACTGGGACAATCCGGCAATCTTCCCTGATGACGACAGTGGTCGGCTGCTGAGGGACCAATATGTGTTGAATTATTTTAGTTAG
- the LOC113099558 gene encoding zinc finger BED domain-containing protein 4-like, protein MMRHLRSTHPAILQCAEDGNIPPVPRPATDTAGPSKQGRQRELDEALVDMVVKDLQPFTIVEDEGFMAFVNKLDPSYVLPSRKALKTMVTERYNISKEKTMEDLKKADFVSLTADMWSSINMDGYLGVTCHYITPEAKLATVVLGVRRFYQTHTAQHLMEAKALLMAEWGITTKVQCMVTDNASNMILSAQLLNLRHVPCFAHNLNLIVKKALDQTPLINEIRQKARKIVGLFRSSCKAKDKLVEMQGLMGRPALKLMQEVDTRWNSTYDMLQRLYEQREPVGAALSNLNSDTAPLTSFEYNIIQESLSLLQPFKLATTELSEEQRVSASKLIPLYRMLQHKLSQKKGQSAQESTAQLGTHLQEGLHSRCGGYESFRALALATLLDPRFKNVGFGNPAKAQEAEKQITLECASLMRSNTATPEPQSTSGPSSSSSTTTSTTETQDSLWKLFDSRIHVPRRYTVPQQMPQ, encoded by the exons gcagACAGAGGGAATTGGATGAGGCTCTTGTAGACATGGTGGTAAAGGATTTGCAGCCCTTCACTATCGTGGAGGATGAGGGTTTCATGGCTTTTGTGAACAAACTTGATCCAAGCTATGTCCTCCCATCCCGGAAGGCACTTAAAACGATGGTAACCGAAAGGTACAACATTTCTAAGGAGAAGACAATGGAGGACctaaaaaaggcagattttgtTAGCCTTACAGCTGACATGTGGTCCTCCATTAATATGGACGGATACCTTGGTGTTACTTGCCACTACATAACACCAGAGGCAAAGCTGGCAACTGTTGTACTGGGTGTAAGGAGgttttaccaaacacacacagcccagCATCTCATGGAGGCTAAAGCTTTGCTAATGGCCGAGTGGGGAATAACCACCAAAGTTCAGTGTATGGTGACTGATAATGCATCCAACATGATCTTAAGTGCCCAGCTACTGAACCTTCGGCATGTCCCATGTTTTGcccacaatttaaatttaattgtaaaaaaggccctagATCAAACCCCACTCATCAATGAAATACGACAGAAAGCCAGAAAGATAGTGGGGTTATTTAGATCCAGCTGCAAAGCAAAGGACAAGCTTGTGGAGATGCAGGGCTTGATGGGCAGACCAGCTCTGAAACTGATgcaggaggtggacacaagatgGAACAGCACTTACGACATGTTGCAGCGCTTGTATGAGCAACGAGAGCCAGTGGGTGCAGCGCTATCAAATTTAAACAGTGATACTGCTCCGCTGACAAGTTTTGAGTATAACATTATACAAGAATCATTGTCACTACTGCAGCCTTTCAAACTCGCAACGACAGAGTTGTCAGAGGAACAGAGAGTGTCTGCTTCAAAGCTCATACCACTTTACAGGATGTTGCAGCACAAGCTATCGCAGAAAAAAGGCCAATCAGCACAGGAATCAACTGCACAATTAG GCACACACCTGCAAGAAGGTCTGCACTCAAGATGTGGTGGGTACGAGTCATTCAGAGCCTTGGCTCTGGCTACACTGCTGGACCCAAGGTTCAAAAATGTGGGTTTTGGAAATCCTGCCAAAGCCCAGGAGGCTGAAAAGCAGATCACACTGGAGTGTGCTTCGCTGATGCGTTCAAACACAGCAACTCCTG agccacagtcaacatcaggcccatcatcatcatcatcaacaacaacatcaacaacagaaaccCAGGACAGTTTATGGAAACTTTTTGATAGCCGTATCCATGTACCCAGGCGATACACAGTGCCACAGCAGATGCCACAGTAG